A single Streptomyces sp. Edi2 DNA region contains:
- a CDS encoding IS3 family transposase produces the protein MTVHPFIEAEKQSGHNVKRACELLRVSRTAFYARRTGTPGPRAARDAELTEQITQVHEHSRGTYGSPRIHAALKREGSRCGRRRVARLMRAAGLQGRHRRRRHPTTIPDPRAAVRPDLVVRDFRPDAAALDARWCGDITYIPTEEGWLYLATVIDIASRRVVGWATADHLRTDLVADALKAACRQRRPTRPVIFHSDRGCQYTSQQFASLADQFGIRLSVGRTGQCWDNALAESFFATIKRELLGTAAWPSRAAARTAIFDFIEGWYNLHRLHSSLGYRSPAEYETALAA, from the coding sequence GTGACGGTGCACCCGTTCATCGAGGCGGAGAAGCAGAGCGGCCACAACGTCAAACGAGCGTGTGAACTGCTGAGGGTCTCCAGAACCGCCTTCTACGCCCGCCGCACCGGTACTCCCGGCCCGCGGGCAGCCCGCGACGCCGAGCTGACCGAACAGATCACGCAAGTCCATGAGCACTCGCGCGGCACCTACGGCTCCCCACGCATCCACGCCGCACTGAAGCGTGAGGGCTCCAGATGCGGCCGTCGCCGCGTCGCCCGGCTGATGCGGGCCGCCGGGCTGCAGGGCCGGCACCGCAGACGGCGGCACCCGACCACGATCCCCGATCCACGAGCTGCCGTGCGGCCCGACCTCGTTGTCCGGGACTTCCGGCCCGACGCAGCGGCCCTCGACGCTCGCTGGTGCGGCGACATCACGTACATCCCGACCGAGGAGGGCTGGCTCTACCTGGCCACTGTCATCGACATCGCCTCGCGCCGGGTGGTGGGCTGGGCGACAGCCGATCACCTGCGGACCGATCTGGTCGCCGATGCTCTCAAGGCCGCCTGCCGGCAGCGTCGCCCCACCCGTCCGGTGATCTTCCACTCCGATCGCGGGTGCCAGTACACCAGTCAGCAATTCGCCTCCCTGGCTGACCAGTTCGGCATCCGGCTGTCGGTCGGCCGCACCGGCCAGTGCTGGGACAACGCGCTCGCCGAGTCGTTCTTCGCCACCATCAAGCGAGAGTTGCTCGGCACTGCCGCCTGGCCCAGCCGGGCCGCCGCCCGCACCGCGATCTTTGATTTCATCGAGGGCTGGTACAACTTGCACCGACTACACAGCAGCCTCGGCTACCGCAGTCCCGCCGAATATGAGACCGCACTCGCAGCCTGA
- the eccCa gene encoding type VII secretion protein EccCa translates to MATVTIKRPARATPPEYPKGELQLKAPPTLPERKAESVLLMLLPMMGMGGSAAYFFWPGSPPLMKVMGAITVISAVAMGLAQIVRSRRAPAAGMHHARQDYLKYLARTREEVRGTARSQRLAECRTFPEPGQLWAVIAERKRLWERRPGDDDFAQVRVGLGPQTLATRLVVPQAEPAEEWEPLSAHALRHFVDAYQYLEGLPLALSLRAFPRLTIRGDADAVQGTARAVVCQLAALHSPDDLWIAVVTAPGAAPEWDWIKWLPHARPAAHGSAGSRGGSRLLIYSSLGALEEGLPEDLARRPSWEPDAQPLLDRPHVVIILDPDPATTLLWPFDRDGFLGVTVIELESSIGSEQQRRMRGGGPQGRDRRPGLAVQPNALSLVSNSGAVYTGLPDALTAVEATAVARALSPLRTSDDEDEDPLLGSLGFTDLMGIDDPTTFDPPSAQPASHDRLRVPIGVDAEGKPVVLDLKEASQGGMGPHGLCVGATGSGKSELLRTLVLGLATTHSSETLNFILADFKGGAAFAGLADLPHVAAFISNLAEDLTLVDRMQDALAGELLRRQELLRSSGNFANIGAYERARTAGAPLQPLPTLLIILDEFSELLTARPEFIDMFLQIGRIGRSLGVHLLLASQRVDEGRMRGLDTYLSYRLVMRTFSAEESRIALGVADAYHLPNVPGAGLLSHGTEAPTQFKAAYVSGPYRAPRTTVAGHRDDVSPMLFTAESTLADLDSAVPVQEAPPEDGDSTGPSVLDVLVERFQDQGPPAQQVWLPPLEDSPSLGDLLPPLTSTSERGLQPAEWREMSLVVPIGIADIPFEQRREILSLDLSGAQGHAAVVGGPRSGKSTLLRTLVTTVVLTHTPREVQFYCLDLEGGGLSSLADLPHVGGVATRLDAAKVRRTIAEIREILDEREEFFRAHHIDSIRTYRGRRAVGHYPDHLWGDVFLVIDGWGTFKREHEQLIPDVEAMATRGLAFGVHLILAAGRYNEIRPALKDQLGTRLELRMADPLDSDHDRKRARNVPASRPGHGLARGGLHYVAALPHADGLDAVQDPSDGAPSSADLVAAIASSWSGPVCPPVRMLPDRLHADALPKASETPDLGFAVGFDESALAPVYVSFDTDPLLVIYGDSESGKTALIRLLARQLAERHQPHEALAIVGDYRRALHGQLPPDHVLHYAPASASLEEGLQRLVPLLQARMPTAEVTAEQMRARNWWHGPEIFVIIDDYHLVALPSGNPLEAIAEHLPYARDIGLRVIVARSTAGAARTSFDPVTRRLKELGATGIILSGDPDEGPLIGTTKAQPMPPGRAQLITPRQRPRIIQIGWYAPN, encoded by the coding sequence TTGGCAACTGTCACCATCAAGCGCCCGGCGCGCGCAACACCTCCTGAGTACCCCAAGGGAGAGCTGCAGCTCAAGGCGCCGCCCACGCTGCCCGAGCGTAAGGCCGAGTCTGTTCTTCTGATGCTGCTGCCCATGATGGGGATGGGCGGCAGCGCGGCCTATTTCTTCTGGCCCGGTTCGCCGCCGTTGATGAAGGTCATGGGAGCCATCACAGTCATCTCCGCTGTGGCGATGGGCTTGGCACAGATTGTGCGTTCTCGACGTGCTCCGGCAGCAGGCATGCATCACGCGCGTCAGGACTACCTGAAGTACCTGGCGCGTACCCGTGAGGAGGTGCGAGGTACGGCACGTTCGCAGCGCTTGGCCGAATGCCGCACATTCCCCGAACCGGGACAGCTCTGGGCGGTAATCGCGGAACGCAAGCGTCTGTGGGAGCGGCGTCCCGGCGACGACGATTTCGCCCAAGTACGCGTCGGGCTGGGGCCGCAGACCCTGGCGACTCGCCTCGTGGTGCCGCAGGCGGAGCCCGCAGAGGAGTGGGAGCCGCTCTCCGCGCATGCTCTGCGGCACTTCGTCGATGCGTACCAGTACCTCGAAGGGCTTCCCCTGGCGCTGTCTTTGCGGGCGTTCCCGCGGCTGACGATCCGGGGCGATGCCGACGCCGTCCAGGGGACCGCTCGGGCGGTGGTCTGTCAGCTGGCGGCGCTGCACTCGCCGGACGACTTGTGGATCGCGGTCGTCACGGCTCCGGGGGCAGCCCCGGAGTGGGACTGGATCAAGTGGCTGCCGCACGCGCGCCCAGCCGCGCACGGAAGCGCCGGCAGCCGGGGCGGTTCCCGACTGCTGATCTATTCCTCGCTCGGCGCCCTCGAAGAGGGGCTCCCTGAGGATCTCGCCAGGCGCCCCTCCTGGGAACCGGACGCCCAGCCTCTGCTCGATCGACCGCACGTAGTGATCATTCTGGATCCCGATCCCGCGACGACGCTTCTCTGGCCATTCGACCGGGACGGATTCCTGGGCGTGACCGTCATCGAGCTCGAGTCGAGCATCGGCTCCGAGCAGCAGCGCCGTATGCGCGGAGGCGGGCCCCAAGGGCGGGATCGTCGACCGGGTCTGGCTGTCCAACCGAATGCCCTCAGCCTGGTCTCCAACTCCGGCGCCGTCTACACCGGACTTCCGGATGCCCTGACCGCAGTAGAGGCCACGGCCGTCGCGCGCGCCCTCTCCCCATTGCGGACCAGCGACGACGAGGACGAAGACCCGCTGTTGGGCAGTCTCGGTTTCACCGACCTGATGGGTATCGACGACCCGACAACCTTCGATCCACCCTCGGCGCAGCCAGCCTCGCACGACCGCTTGCGCGTACCGATCGGAGTCGACGCAGAGGGCAAACCCGTTGTCCTCGACCTCAAGGAAGCGTCCCAAGGCGGAATGGGCCCGCACGGTCTGTGCGTCGGCGCCACGGGATCCGGCAAGTCCGAGCTGTTGCGCACGCTCGTCCTCGGGCTCGCTACCACCCACAGCTCCGAGACGCTGAATTTCATCCTGGCCGACTTCAAGGGCGGAGCGGCCTTCGCCGGCCTGGCCGATCTGCCACACGTGGCCGCGTTCATCAGCAACCTCGCCGAGGACCTCACCCTCGTCGACCGCATGCAGGACGCTCTCGCCGGCGAACTTCTCCGCCGTCAGGAACTGCTGCGCTCCAGTGGAAACTTCGCCAATATCGGCGCCTATGAGAGGGCCCGGACAGCAGGCGCACCACTTCAGCCGCTACCCACCCTGCTGATCATCCTGGATGAGTTCAGCGAACTGCTCACGGCCAGACCCGAATTCATCGACATGTTCCTGCAGATCGGACGCATCGGACGCTCGCTCGGTGTGCATCTTCTGCTCGCCTCACAACGGGTGGACGAAGGACGCATGCGGGGCCTGGACACCTACCTTTCCTACCGGCTGGTGATGCGGACCTTTTCTGCAGAAGAGTCCCGGATCGCACTCGGTGTCGCGGACGCATACCACCTGCCTAACGTCCCCGGGGCCGGCCTCCTGAGCCACGGGACAGAAGCCCCGACGCAATTCAAGGCCGCATACGTCTCCGGCCCGTACCGAGCCCCGCGGACCACGGTCGCCGGGCATCGGGACGACGTTTCACCCATGCTCTTCACCGCCGAGTCCACCCTCGCCGATCTCGACTCAGCCGTCCCTGTCCAAGAGGCACCCCCGGAAGACGGTGACTCGACCGGCCCTTCCGTACTGGATGTTCTGGTGGAGCGGTTCCAGGACCAGGGGCCACCGGCACAGCAGGTCTGGCTGCCCCCGCTGGAAGATTCCCCTTCCCTCGGCGACCTGCTTCCTCCACTCACGTCCACGTCCGAACGGGGCCTGCAACCTGCCGAATGGCGGGAGATGTCATTGGTCGTTCCGATCGGCATCGCCGACATTCCCTTCGAGCAGCGCCGGGAAATCCTCAGCCTCGACCTTTCCGGTGCGCAGGGCCATGCCGCAGTCGTCGGCGGTCCGCGTTCGGGGAAGTCCACCCTCCTCCGCACCCTCGTCACGACCGTTGTTCTGACCCACACCCCCCGCGAAGTGCAGTTCTACTGCCTGGACCTCGAGGGAGGCGGCCTCTCGTCCCTCGCCGATCTGCCGCATGTCGGGGGAGTCGCCACCCGGCTGGACGCGGCCAAGGTACGACGGACCATCGCCGAGATACGAGAGATCCTCGACGAGCGGGAGGAATTCTTCCGGGCCCACCACATCGACTCCATCCGGACCTACCGCGGGCGCCGGGCCGTGGGACATTACCCCGACCACCTCTGGGGGGACGTCTTCCTGGTGATCGATGGCTGGGGCACCTTCAAACGGGAGCACGAGCAGCTGATCCCCGACGTCGAGGCCATGGCCACTCGGGGCCTTGCCTTCGGCGTCCACCTCATCCTTGCTGCCGGCCGGTACAACGAGATTCGTCCCGCCTTGAAGGATCAACTCGGCACCCGGCTGGAACTCCGGATGGCCGATCCCCTGGATTCCGACCATGACCGCAAACGCGCCCGAAACGTCCCCGCATCCCGGCCCGGACACGGCCTCGCCCGTGGCGGACTGCATTACGTCGCCGCACTTCCCCATGCCGATGGCCTCGACGCCGTGCAAGACCCTTCGGATGGTGCTCCAAGCTCCGCCGATTTGGTCGCGGCCATCGCGTCCAGCTGGTCCGGCCCCGTGTGCCCGCCAGTGCGCATGCTCCCGGACCGCCTGCACGCCGATGCCCTCCCCAAGGCAAGCGAAACGCCCGATCTGGGCTTCGCCGTGGGCTTCGACGAATCCGCCCTCGCCCCGGTCTACGTCAGCTTCGACACCGATCCGCTCCTTGTCATCTACGGCGACAGCGAGTCCGGGAAGACCGCGCTTATTCGTCTGCTCGCACGGCAACTCGCCGAACGGCATCAGCCCCATGAAGCCCTGGCGATAGTCGGTGACTACCGACGCGCACTACACGGCCAACTCCCCCCGGACCACGTGCTGCACTACGCCCCCGCCTCGGCATCCCTCGAAGAGGGTCTCCAGCGCCTCGTCCCGCTCCTTCAAGCGCGGATGCCAACTGCGGAGGTAACCGCCGAGCAGATGCGCGCCCGCAACTGGTGGCACGGCCCCGAGATCTTCGTCATCATCGACGACTACCACCTCGTCGCACTGCCATCCGGCAACCCCCTCGAAGCCATTGCCGAACATCTCCCCTACGCCCGCGACATCGGTCTCCGCGTGATCGTCGCCCGCAGCACCGCCGGCGCAGCCCGCACCTCCTTCGACCCGGTCACCCGACGACTCAAAGAACTCGGGGCAACAGGCATCATCCTGTCGGGAGACCCCGACGAAGGGCCGCTGATAGGCACCACCAAGGCTCAGCCCATGCCACCCGGGCGGGCCCAGCTCATCACTCCCCGGCAACGGCCCCGCATCATCCAAATCGGCTGGTACGCCCCCAACTGA
- the mycP gene encoding type VII secretion-associated serine protease mycosin: MFKRWMRAAGGAVLLCAVSIVPAGVPAAADSIRDHQWALSSLDAEAMAKVSTGRGVTVAVVDTGVDGTHPDLKGNVLSGKNFIMDHGRADRETESSHGTGMASLIAGHGHGPGGRAGIKGLAPAAKILPLRANTDNNMQVGKVGRGGPVAQAIRYAADHGASVINLSLGSPDDPALEDAVRYARQKDVVMVAAAGNDGAGTPNFPANYPGVISVGAVDSSDKIWHMSNYGSHTLLSAPGVGTYNAGLDHEYQVGDGTSGASAFVSATAALLRAKFPDLTAGQIANRLVKTAKLSASVKGAKLPDKHYGYGVIRPYGALTEDIPPGSKNGPFSAPSASPSAAPEPPGSAEPDAPSRKGQMTFVVWGLVGVAVLGLLAVVTVVVVKRRRRAVPPPPLPPLPPPFGQQPPGPDVRQ, from the coding sequence ATGTTCAAGCGGTGGATGAGAGCGGCAGGCGGGGCGGTGCTGCTGTGCGCAGTCAGCATCGTGCCGGCGGGAGTTCCGGCTGCGGCGGATTCCATTCGCGATCATCAGTGGGCCTTGTCGTCGCTTGATGCGGAGGCGATGGCCAAGGTGTCCACGGGCCGGGGGGTGACTGTCGCGGTCGTCGACACTGGCGTCGACGGAACCCACCCGGACCTCAAAGGCAATGTCCTCTCCGGCAAGAATTTCATCATGGACCACGGCCGCGCCGACCGTGAGACGGAAAGTTCTCACGGCACCGGAATGGCCTCTCTGATTGCCGGCCATGGCCATGGTCCTGGAGGTAGGGCAGGCATCAAGGGGCTGGCTCCTGCGGCAAAGATCTTGCCCCTGCGTGCCAACACAGACAACAACATGCAGGTCGGCAAAGTCGGCCGGGGCGGCCCAGTGGCGCAGGCGATTCGCTATGCAGCGGACCACGGGGCGTCAGTGATCAACCTGTCCTTGGGTTCCCCTGATGACCCGGCGCTGGAGGACGCTGTCCGCTACGCACGGCAGAAAGATGTCGTAATGGTCGCCGCAGCGGGGAACGACGGCGCGGGAACGCCTAACTTCCCCGCGAATTATCCCGGAGTGATTTCGGTGGGCGCCGTCGATTCGTCAGACAAGATCTGGCACATGTCCAACTATGGGTCACACACCTTGCTTTCGGCGCCTGGAGTGGGCACGTACAACGCGGGCCTGGACCACGAGTACCAGGTCGGTGATGGTACATCCGGCGCCAGCGCCTTCGTATCAGCCACCGCTGCACTCCTCCGTGCGAAGTTCCCAGACCTCACCGCGGGACAGATCGCCAACCGTCTGGTGAAGACGGCGAAGCTGTCGGCGTCGGTGAAGGGGGCGAAGCTTCCCGACAAGCATTACGGCTACGGCGTGATCCGCCCGTACGGTGCCCTGACCGAGGACATCCCGCCCGGCTCGAAGAACGGCCCGTTTTCCGCACCGTCGGCTTCCCCGTCCGCAGCACCTGAGCCTCCTGGGTCCGCCGAACCGGACGCGCCTTCTCGCAAGGGGCAGATGACATTTGTCGTCTGGGGCCTTGTCGGCGTAGCGGTGCTCGGGCTGCTGGCTGTGGTGACAGTGGTCGTCGTCAAGCGTCGGCGTCGGGCCGTTCCACCGCCTCCGCTCCCGCCGCTCCCTCCACCGTTCGGTCAGCAGCCGCCTGGCCCTGATGTTCGGCAGTAG